The Microbacterium horticulturae genome has a window encoding:
- the mmsA gene encoding multiple monosaccharide ABC transporter ATP-binding protein, with translation MTEDAILEMRAITKEFPGVKALSDVNLTVRRGEIHAICGENGAGKSTLMNVLSGVYPQGTYDGDIVFEGNVCRFGSIADSEKAGIVIIHQELALSPYLSIAENIFIGNERGRAGWIDWGSTETLARSYLERVGLHDNPATKANELGVGKQQLVEIAKALSKDVTLLILDEPTAALNDDDSERLLDLMLELKGQGVTSILISHKLNEIKKVADTVTIIRDGHTIETLDAASPEVNEDRIIKGMVGRDLTHRFPEHTPHIGDELLRIEDWTVHHPSDRARVVVDHASLTVHAGEIVGIAGLMGAGRTELAMSVFGHSWGVDISGTVYKRGKPVNTRSVPAAIRAGLAYATEDRKTYGLNLIDDIARNVSAAGLGTLSNRFGWVDGNREHVVAEQYRRDMNIKAPSVSSIVGKLSGGNQQKVVLSKWMFADPDVLILDEPTRGIDVGAKYEIYTIINRLADEGKGVIVISSELPELLGLCDRIYTLSEGVITAEVPRDEASPERLMQSMTKIREEDHL, from the coding sequence ATGACCGAGGACGCCATCCTCGAGATGCGGGCGATCACCAAGGAGTTCCCCGGGGTCAAAGCGCTCTCAGACGTCAATCTCACCGTGCGCCGTGGTGAGATCCACGCGATCTGCGGCGAGAACGGTGCCGGCAAGTCGACCCTCATGAACGTTCTGAGCGGCGTGTACCCGCAGGGTACCTACGACGGTGACATCGTCTTCGAGGGGAATGTGTGCCGGTTCGGCAGCATCGCCGACTCAGAGAAGGCCGGCATCGTCATCATCCACCAGGAGCTGGCCTTGAGCCCGTACCTGAGCATCGCCGAGAACATCTTCATCGGCAACGAGCGCGGACGCGCGGGCTGGATCGACTGGGGCTCGACCGAAACTCTCGCACGAAGCTACCTCGAGCGCGTCGGGCTGCATGACAACCCGGCGACGAAGGCGAACGAGCTGGGTGTCGGCAAGCAGCAGCTCGTCGAGATCGCCAAGGCGCTGTCGAAGGATGTGACGTTGCTCATCCTGGACGAACCCACCGCCGCCCTCAACGACGACGACTCTGAGCGTCTGCTCGATCTGATGCTCGAGCTGAAGGGACAGGGCGTCACCAGCATCTTGATCTCCCACAAGCTCAACGAGATCAAGAAGGTCGCCGACACCGTCACGATCATTCGAGACGGGCACACGATCGAGACGCTCGATGCCGCCAGCCCCGAAGTGAACGAAGACCGCATCATCAAGGGCATGGTCGGACGCGACCTGACGCACAGATTCCCCGAGCACACACCGCATATCGGCGATGAGCTGCTGCGCATCGAAGACTGGACCGTTCACCACCCTTCCGACCGCGCGCGGGTGGTCGTCGACCATGCCAGCCTCACCGTGCACGCCGGCGAGATCGTCGGCATTGCCGGGCTCATGGGCGCGGGCCGCACAGAGCTGGCGATGAGCGTGTTCGGCCACAGCTGGGGCGTCGACATCTCGGGCACCGTGTACAAACGGGGCAAGCCGGTGAACACCCGCAGCGTGCCTGCTGCCATCCGCGCGGGCCTGGCCTATGCGACCGAAGACCGCAAGACCTATGGTCTGAATCTCATCGACGACATCGCCCGCAACGTGTCTGCAGCGGGTCTGGGCACCCTCAGCAATCGGTTCGGCTGGGTCGACGGCAACCGCGAACATGTCGTCGCCGAGCAGTACCGGCGCGACATGAACATCAAGGCGCCGTCTGTCTCCTCGATCGTCGGCAAGCTCTCCGGCGGCAATCAGCAGAAGGTGGTCCTCTCCAAGTGGATGTTCGCCGACCCCGACGTGCTCATCCTCGATGAGCCGACCCGCGGCATCGACGTGGGCGCCAAGTACGAGATCTACACGATCATCAATCGCCTCGCCGACGAGGGGAAGGGCGTCATCGTCATCTCCTCCGAGCTGCCCGAGCTGCTCGGTCTCTGCGACCGCATCTACACCCTGTCCGAAGGCGTCATCACCGCCGAGGTCCCCCGCGACGAGGCATCTCCCGAACGTCTCATGCAGAGCATGACCAAGATCCGAGAAGAGGACCACCTATGA
- the mmsB gene encoding multiple monosaccharide ABC transporter permease — translation MSTTQTEARAQKGGLIASTVSYMSGQLRQIGLFIALIVIVLFFQIVTQGITLSPRNVSNLIVQNSYILILAIGMVMVIIAGHIDLSVGSVVAVIGALAGVLNNKLGLDWATTVVLCLIAGAVIGAWQGFWIAYFHIESFIVTLGGMLLFRGLAQILLHNTQISPFDDGFRAIGSGFLPDLGGGTSYLEPLTMILGIGAVIALIGMSVRSRRSRAKNGLTLEPLGWFTLKTVFMAVLILGIAWLLASYRGTPVVLVILGVLVVAYSAVMANSVFGRHVYALGGNKRAAQLSGVKTDRVSFLLFVNIGVLSALAGLVFTAQLNLAGPSAGNGFELDAIAAVFIGGAAVSGGIGTIGGAIVGGLIIGVLNNGMTIMGVGTEWQEFIKGLVLLAAVAFDVVNKRRGARQG, via the coding sequence ATGAGCACGACGCAGACGGAGGCGCGCGCACAGAAGGGAGGGCTGATCGCCAGCACTGTCTCGTACATGAGCGGGCAGCTGCGCCAGATCGGCCTGTTCATCGCACTCATCGTCATCGTGCTGTTCTTCCAGATCGTGACGCAGGGCATCACCCTGAGCCCGCGGAATGTCTCGAACCTCATCGTTCAGAACAGTTACATCCTGATCCTCGCCATCGGCATGGTGATGGTGATCATCGCGGGACACATCGACCTGTCCGTGGGTTCGGTGGTGGCCGTCATCGGCGCCCTCGCCGGTGTGTTGAACAACAAGCTGGGCTTGGACTGGGCGACCACCGTCGTCCTCTGCCTGATCGCCGGGGCGGTGATCGGCGCATGGCAGGGCTTCTGGATCGCCTATTTCCATATCGAGTCGTTCATCGTGACCTTGGGTGGGATGCTGCTGTTCCGCGGACTCGCACAGATTCTGCTCCACAACACGCAGATCTCGCCGTTCGACGACGGGTTCCGCGCAATCGGATCCGGTTTCCTCCCAGACCTGGGCGGAGGAACCTCCTACCTCGAACCGCTCACCATGATCCTGGGGATCGGGGCGGTCATCGCTCTCATCGGCATGAGCGTCCGTTCTCGTCGTTCCCGTGCGAAGAACGGTTTGACGCTCGAGCCGCTGGGCTGGTTCACCCTGAAGACGGTGTTCATGGCGGTGCTCATCCTCGGAATCGCGTGGTTGCTGGCGAGCTACCGCGGCACCCCCGTGGTGCTCGTCATCCTCGGCGTGCTGGTCGTCGCGTACTCGGCGGTGATGGCGAACAGCGTGTTCGGACGCCACGTGTATGCGCTGGGCGGCAACAAGCGTGCAGCACAACTGAGCGGCGTGAAGACCGACCGGGTCAGCTTCCTCCTTTTCGTGAACATCGGTGTGCTGTCGGCTCTGGCGGGCCTTGTCTTCACGGCACAGCTGAACCTGGCCGGTCCGAGCGCCGGAAACGGGTTCGAACTGGATGCCATCGCCGCTGTCTTCATCGGCGGGGCCGCCGTGAGCGGCGGCATCGGCACCATCGGCGGAGCGATCGTCGGTGGCCTCATCATCGGTGTGCTCAACAACGGCATGACGATCATGGGCGTGGGCACCGAGTGGCAGGAATTCATCAAGGGACTCGTGCTGCTGGCAGCGGTGGCCTTCGACGTCGTCAACAAGCGACGCGGCGCCCGTCAAGGATGA
- a CDS encoding sulfite exporter TauE/SafE family protein: MSDLSVLAWVALAVGAAVIGLSKAALPGAATLAVALFAAVLPARQSTGTILLLLIVGDVFALLAYRRHADLRTLLRLAPAVVVGLIGGAVFLAFASDAWVRRMIAVILLAVVAVTLLRRWRGHEPGTGPRAHRVAAAVYGSLGGFTTMVANAAGPVMSMYFIAGRFPVKAFLGTTAWFFAIVNVTKLPFSIFLGLITPQGVLIDLILVPVVVAAALFGRWIAGRISQQLFERIVIALTVIGAVYLLF, from the coding sequence CTGTCTGATCTGAGCGTCCTCGCGTGGGTCGCTCTCGCGGTCGGCGCCGCGGTCATCGGCCTCTCGAAGGCCGCCCTTCCGGGGGCCGCAACGCTCGCGGTGGCGCTGTTCGCGGCGGTGCTGCCGGCGAGACAGTCGACGGGGACGATCCTGCTGCTGCTCATCGTCGGCGATGTGTTCGCGCTGCTGGCCTATCGGCGCCACGCCGATCTGCGCACGCTGCTGCGGCTGGCGCCCGCGGTGGTGGTCGGCCTCATCGGTGGCGCGGTCTTCCTCGCCTTCGCCTCCGACGCGTGGGTGCGCCGCATGATCGCGGTGATCCTGCTCGCCGTCGTGGCGGTGACGCTCTTGCGGAGGTGGCGGGGCCATGAGCCCGGCACCGGGCCACGCGCTCACCGCGTCGCCGCCGCGGTCTACGGCTCGCTCGGCGGATTCACCACGATGGTCGCGAACGCCGCCGGTCCCGTCATGTCGATGTACTTCATCGCAGGGCGCTTCCCGGTCAAGGCGTTCCTCGGCACCACCGCATGGTTCTTCGCCATCGTGAACGTCACGAAGCTGCCGTTCTCCATCTTTCTCGGACTGATCACTCCGCAAGGAGTGCTCATCGACCTCATCCTGGTGCCGGTGGTTGTCGCGGCGGCCTTGTTCGGTCGGTGGATCGCCGGGCGGATCAGCCAGCAGCTGTTCGAGCGGATCGTGATCGCGCTCACCGTCATCGGCGCCGTGTACCTGCTCTTCTGA
- a CDS encoding SDR family oxidoreductase, translating to MTDLAGKTILLSGGSRGIGLAIALRAARDGANIALLAKTDTPHPKLEGTVHTAAEQIRDAGGHALPIVGDVRSDDDVAGAVLKTQGEFGGIDIVINNASVIDLSGSLDLSAKKYDLMQDVNVRGTFMLSRAAIPMLQEAENPHILSLSPPLNITPRWLGAHTGYTLAKYGMTMATLGMAAEFAEQGIAANTLWPRTTIATAAVQFALGGDRMMKASRTPEIYADAAYAVLTQPARSYTGQSLIVEDVLAAAGVTDLSGYAAVPGTPDSELFPDIFLD from the coding sequence ATGACCGACCTCGCCGGAAAGACCATTCTCCTGTCGGGCGGCAGCCGCGGCATCGGGCTGGCCATCGCCCTGCGCGCCGCGCGCGACGGTGCCAACATCGCGCTGCTGGCCAAGACCGACACACCCCACCCGAAGCTCGAGGGCACCGTGCACACGGCTGCCGAGCAGATTCGGGATGCTGGGGGCCATGCCCTGCCGATCGTCGGCGATGTGCGCAGCGACGACGACGTGGCCGGCGCCGTGCTGAAGACACAGGGCGAGTTCGGCGGCATCGACATCGTGATCAACAACGCGAGCGTGATCGATCTGTCGGGCTCGCTGGACCTCTCGGCCAAGAAGTACGACCTCATGCAGGACGTCAACGTGCGCGGCACGTTCATGCTCTCGCGCGCCGCGATCCCCATGTTGCAGGAGGCCGAGAACCCCCACATCCTGTCGCTGTCGCCGCCGTTGAACATCACGCCGCGCTGGCTGGGCGCCCACACCGGCTACACGCTGGCCAAGTACGGGATGACCATGGCCACGTTGGGCATGGCCGCGGAGTTCGCCGAGCAGGGCATCGCCGCCAACACACTGTGGCCCAGGACCACGATCGCGACCGCGGCGGTGCAGTTCGCGCTCGGCGGAGACCGGATGATGAAGGCCAGCCGCACGCCCGAGATCTACGCCGACGCGGCCTATGCGGTGCTCACGCAGCCGGCGCGTTCGTACACGGGCCAGAGCCTGATCGTCGAAGACGTGCTGGCCGCGGCCGGCGTCACCGACCTGTCGGGGTATGCAGCCGTGCCGGGCACGCCCGACAGCGAGCTCTTCCCCGACATCTTCCTGGACTGA
- a CDS encoding enoyl-CoA hydratase/isomerase family protein, which produces MSDAVLLRIENGLARITLNRPERLNAFDAETAHAWADATREATSRDDVGAIVVDAAGRAFCAGGDVREMAEGMSAGSTLTELAEVINSGIRALTESAVPVVAAAQGTTAGGGLGILMASDYAIIGENSKLGSLYANIGLTPDLSVSAQLARAVGERRALQLVLQDRMLSADEALDWGLVAEVVAPDAVGERADEVAHFWLAGAYRAYGQAKRLVRSQPTRTFAEQLSEEARSIGASFDTPEARARIQAFAKR; this is translated from the coding sequence ATGAGCGACGCCGTCCTCCTGCGCATCGAGAACGGGCTCGCCCGCATCACCCTCAATCGACCCGAACGCCTCAACGCGTTCGACGCCGAGACGGCGCACGCGTGGGCTGACGCCACCCGCGAGGCCACGAGCCGTGACGACGTCGGTGCCATTGTGGTGGATGCCGCGGGCCGCGCCTTCTGTGCGGGCGGCGACGTGCGCGAGATGGCCGAGGGCATGAGCGCGGGCAGCACGCTGACCGAGCTGGCCGAGGTCATCAACTCCGGCATCCGGGCACTCACCGAGTCGGCGGTCCCTGTCGTCGCTGCGGCGCAGGGCACGACGGCCGGGGGAGGGCTGGGCATCCTGATGGCCAGCGACTACGCGATCATCGGCGAGAACTCGAAGCTCGGCAGTCTCTACGCGAACATCGGGCTGACGCCCGACCTGTCGGTCAGTGCGCAGCTGGCGCGGGCGGTCGGCGAGCGGCGGGCGCTGCAGCTCGTCTTGCAAGACCGGATGCTGTCGGCTGACGAAGCCCTCGACTGGGGGCTCGTGGCCGAGGTGGTCGCCCCTGACGCGGTCGGCGAGCGCGCCGACGAGGTCGCGCACTTCTGGCTCGCCGGTGCGTATCGCGCCTACGGACAGGCCAAGCGCCTGGTGCGTTCGCAGCCGACCCGCACCTTCGCCGAGCAACTCAGCGAGGAGGCGCGCTCGATCGGCGCCTCGTTTGACACCCCCGAAGCACGGGCCCGCATCCAGGCGTTCGCGAAGCGCTGA
- a CDS encoding SDR family NAD(P)-dependent oxidoreductase: protein MQISHAAALVTGGASGLGLATARALAAQGAKVTIVDLPTSAGAEIAAELEGTFAAADVTDPEQVANAVTVAADAAPLRVVVNCAGIAPPAKVLDRDGNPSPLSAFAKVIQVNLIGTYNVISQAAASLTKNDPTESGDRGVIINTASVAAFEGQIGQPAYSASKGGVHAMTLPIARELARYGVRVCTIAPGIMETPMLAGLPQAAQDSLGEQVPYPARLGTPAEYAKLALAIIDNGYLNGETIRLDGAIRMAPR from the coding sequence ATGCAGATCAGCCACGCTGCCGCCCTTGTCACGGGCGGTGCGAGCGGACTGGGCCTGGCCACCGCCCGCGCCCTGGCCGCGCAGGGGGCGAAGGTCACGATCGTGGACCTGCCCACCTCGGCGGGCGCCGAGATCGCCGCCGAATTGGAGGGCACGTTCGCCGCCGCCGACGTCACCGACCCCGAGCAGGTCGCGAACGCGGTCACCGTGGCCGCCGATGCCGCTCCGCTGCGCGTCGTCGTCAACTGCGCGGGCATCGCTCCGCCGGCCAAGGTGCTCGACCGCGACGGCAACCCGTCGCCGCTGTCGGCGTTCGCGAAGGTCATCCAGGTCAACCTGATCGGCACCTACAACGTGATCTCGCAGGCCGCGGCATCCCTCACCAAGAACGACCCGACCGAATCGGGCGACCGCGGCGTCATCATCAACACCGCGTCGGTGGCCGCCTTCGAAGGACAGATCGGCCAGCCGGCGTACTCCGCCAGCAAGGGCGGCGTGCACGCTATGACGCTGCCGATCGCGCGTGAACTGGCGCGCTACGGCGTGCGCGTGTGCACGATCGCGCCGGGCATCATGGAGACTCCGATGCTCGCCGGCCTGCCGCAGGCCGCCCAGGACTCGCTCGGCGAGCAGGTGCCGTACCCCGCACGCCTGGGCACGCCCGCCGAATACGCGAAACTGGCCCTCGCCATCATCGACAACGGATATCTGAACGGCGAGACGATCCGTCTCGACGGCGCGATCCGGATGGCTCCGCGATGA
- a CDS encoding DUF488 domain-containing protein — protein sequence MEIRTKRVYDEPAASDGYRVLVDRLWPRGLSKEKADVDLWAKQVAPSAELRKAFHHEDMPFDDFVTAYRAELAANASAVDELRGEIAGHKVVTLLYAMNDTEHNHAGLLRDALEG from the coding sequence ATGGAGATCCGCACCAAGCGCGTGTACGACGAGCCCGCGGCATCCGACGGCTACCGCGTTCTCGTGGACCGCCTCTGGCCGCGCGGCCTGTCGAAGGAGAAGGCCGATGTCGACCTGTGGGCCAAACAGGTCGCGCCGTCCGCCGAGCTGCGCAAGGCCTTCCATCACGAGGACATGCCGTTCGACGACTTCGTGACCGCGTACCGCGCCGAGCTTGCCGCGAATGCGAGCGCGGTCGACGAGCTGCGCGGCGAGATCGCCGGGCACAAGGTCGTCACACTGCTGTATGCGATGAACGACACCGAGCACAACCACGCGGGGCTGCTGCGCGACGCGCTCGAGGGGTAG
- a CDS encoding DUF4913 domain-containing protein has product MDANVYRRRVDGRHRCWAAEWRYDEAVIRLEALWRSWEHLRQDAATGISVWWRDHADHHMAVLMDPDGPFAAADHTDSANHCKKGEPLPYAPPPAGVFPDVPSHTAEPTMENLALTQQPAQSQD; this is encoded by the coding sequence GTGGATGCGAACGTATACCGCCGCCGCGTCGACGGCCGTCATCGTTGCTGGGCGGCCGAGTGGCGGTACGACGAGGCAGTCATCCGCCTTGAAGCGCTCTGGCGCTCCTGGGAGCATTTGCGGCAGGATGCCGCAACCGGGATCAGCGTGTGGTGGCGCGATCACGCTGACCACCACATGGCAGTGCTGATGGACCCTGATGGGCCATTCGCGGCCGCGGACCACACCGACAGCGCCAACCACTGCAAGAAGGGCGAACCATTGCCGTACGCACCACCGCCGGCCGGAGTATTCCCGGACGTTCCGAGTCACACGGCTGAGCCGACTATGGAGAATCTCGCACTCACGCAACAACCGGCGCAATCTCAGGACTGA
- a CDS encoding recombinase family protein, whose product MSNVIGYARVSKRDQNPDAQEAELRAAGCSRVFVDHGQSSRIIDRPQWVACLDYLRPGDILKVRRLDRLAGSERILIETLHDLDNRGVNIVSLTEPLIDTTSPMGRALFGIVAVFAQLRVDTIRENTLRGLDYARTQGRIGGRPTVMTAERVAVAERMRAEHHSWESIARVLGVGASSVRRALGR is encoded by the coding sequence ATGAGCAATGTGATCGGCTACGCCCGGGTCTCCAAGCGAGACCAGAACCCGGACGCGCAAGAGGCAGAACTGCGCGCCGCGGGATGCTCGCGCGTGTTCGTCGACCACGGGCAGTCGAGCCGCATCATCGACCGGCCGCAGTGGGTGGCCTGCCTCGACTATCTGAGGCCGGGCGACATCCTGAAGGTGCGGCGACTGGATCGGCTGGCCGGCAGCGAACGCATCCTGATCGAGACGCTGCACGACCTCGACAACCGTGGCGTAAACATCGTCAGCCTCACCGAACCACTGATTGACACGACCTCGCCCATGGGGCGGGCGCTGTTCGGAATCGTGGCCGTGTTTGCGCAGCTGCGCGTGGACACGATCAGGGAGAACACCCTGCGCGGTCTGGACTATGCACGCACCCAAGGCCGTATCGGTGGCCGGCCTACCGTGATGACCGCGGAGCGTGTTGCCGTGGCCGAGCGCATGCGCGCCGAGCACCACAGCTGGGAGAGCATCGCTCGCGTGCTGGGCGTCGGAGCCTCCAGCGTGCGCCGAGCGCTCGGCCGATAG
- a CDS encoding CsbD family protein — protein sequence MGIDDKIQNEAEDLKGKGKEAAGKATDDESLETEGKFDQAKAGMKKAAEGVKDDVKDALD from the coding sequence ATGGGCATCGACGACAAGATCCAGAACGAAGCAGAAGACCTCAAGGGCAAGGGCAAGGAAGCCGCCGGCAAGGCGACGGACGACGAGAGCCTTGAGACCGAAGGCAAGTTCGACCAGGCCAAGGCCGGCATGAAGAAGGCGGCCGAAGGCGTGAAGGACGACGTCAAGGACGCGCTCGACTGA
- a CDS encoding aminoglycoside 3'-phosphotransferase codes for MSIPVEPLPIPRRVRALARGAALTPVWANKLGGLTFRTDDGRYIKWWPRNLEVDAAAEAERLAWAGAYTRVAQVLTVGHDATEEWLVTEAIDGRSAVDPRWIADPATAVRALGAGLRALHDALPVETCPFDWGVPARIANAAGRGIHVPAALRTPPPIDALVVCHGDACCPNTLLDDAGDPVAHVDLGALGVADRWADISVASMSTRWNYGPGWENALIAAYGIEPDPERLAYYRDLWDAT; via the coding sequence ATGTCGATCCCCGTCGAGCCGCTTCCGATCCCCCGACGCGTGCGTGCGCTCGCGCGTGGCGCCGCGCTCACCCCGGTGTGGGCGAACAAACTCGGCGGGCTCACCTTCCGCACGGACGACGGCCGATACATCAAGTGGTGGCCGCGGAATCTGGAAGTGGATGCCGCAGCCGAAGCCGAGCGCCTGGCCTGGGCGGGTGCGTACACCCGCGTGGCCCAGGTCCTGACCGTCGGGCACGATGCGACCGAGGAGTGGCTGGTAACCGAGGCGATCGACGGCCGCTCGGCGGTCGATCCGCGCTGGATCGCCGACCCTGCGACCGCCGTGCGCGCGCTCGGCGCCGGCCTCCGGGCTCTGCACGACGCCCTGCCCGTAGAGACGTGTCCGTTCGACTGGGGCGTCCCTGCGCGCATCGCGAATGCCGCGGGCCGCGGCATCCACGTTCCCGCTGCGCTGCGCACGCCGCCGCCGATCGATGCGCTGGTCGTCTGCCACGGCGACGCATGCTGCCCGAACACGCTGCTGGACGACGCCGGCGACCCCGTCGCGCACGTCGACCTGGGCGCCCTCGGTGTCGCCGACCGCTGGGCGGACATCTCCGTCGCCTCGATGAGCACCCGGTGGAACTACGGGCCGGGATGGGAGAACGCTCTCATCGCGGCGTACGGCATCGAGCCAGATCCCGAGCGTCTGGCCTACTACCGCGACCTCTGGGACGCGACGTGA
- a CDS encoding energy-coupling factor transporter transmembrane component T family protein, whose protein sequence is MSVLAPDPAARVASFNPVAKLLATLPLTVTLLLSIDPVSAGVTLAGVLVLMPFAGLPARMLWLRAWPLLLAAVIASAATVLYGRPSGQTYAQWGLVHISDGSLQLALAILLRVLAISLPAIVLLSTTDPTDLADGLSQLLRLPSRFVLGALAGLRLVGLLVDDWRELSLARRARGVADSGRIRRFLGQAFALFVLAIRRGTKLATAMEARGFGAPGARSWARPSRLRPRDAVLVAIAVVVAAASITIAVAVGSWTFVWTL, encoded by the coding sequence ATGAGCGTCCTTGCGCCGGACCCCGCCGCTCGCGTCGCCTCGTTCAACCCCGTGGCGAAACTGCTCGCCACTCTCCCGCTGACGGTGACGCTGCTGCTGTCGATCGACCCGGTCTCGGCCGGGGTGACCCTGGCGGGCGTGCTCGTCCTGATGCCGTTCGCCGGGCTTCCGGCACGAATGCTGTGGCTGCGCGCCTGGCCGCTCCTGCTCGCCGCCGTCATTGCCTCGGCCGCGACGGTGCTGTATGGACGGCCCTCGGGGCAGACCTATGCGCAGTGGGGGCTCGTGCACATCAGCGATGGCTCGCTGCAACTCGCGCTGGCGATCCTGTTGCGCGTGCTGGCGATCTCGCTGCCGGCCATCGTGCTGCTGTCGACCACCGATCCGACCGACCTCGCCGACGGGCTCTCACAACTGCTGCGCCTGCCGTCGCGCTTCGTGCTGGGGGCGCTGGCCGGGCTGCGCCTTGTCGGGCTGCTGGTCGACGACTGGCGCGAGCTGTCGCTCGCGCGTCGCGCGCGGGGCGTCGCCGACTCCGGGCGCATCCGCCGGTTCCTCGGGCAGGCGTTCGCGCTGTTCGTCCTCGCGATCCGGCGCGGCACCAAGCTCGCCACCGCCATGGAGGCGCGCGGCTTCGGCGCCCCCGGCGCACGCAGCTGGGCGCGGCCCTCGCGTCTGCGCCCGCGGGATGCGGTGCTCGTGGCGATCGCGGTCGTCGTGGCCGCGGCATCCATCACCATCGCCGTCGCCGTCGGCAGCTGGACGTTCGTCTGGACGCTGTGA
- a CDS encoding ABC transporter ATP-binding protein yields the protein MADSLRPAVATARGWGWRHAGRRRWAVSGLDLDIPAGQRVLLLGASGAGKSTLLRALAGVLGDEEDGEQTGSLLVDGAHPASARGRTGLVLQDPDAQVVLARVGDDIAFACENLGVPRDEIWKRVDAAIDAVGLSVGRDHPTAQLSGGQKQRLALAGILAMQPGLVLLDEPTANLDPEGAVSVRDAVLSATRGATLVVVEHRVDLWAAHMDRVIVLGDEGLIADGAPGEVFARFGSELTEAGVWVPGAEPWRSPRPRRSTGGDRLLEARGLAVGRRAFGQRMPRVVASRIDLSVDAGRALALTGPNGAGKSTLALTVAGLLPHAGGGLVATEALRDGAGPDPVRWRSRELLTRIGMVFQEPEHQLLTARVRDELAVGPRALGIDGDALAARVDPLLERLRLARLAAVNPFTLSGGEKRRLTVAAALATRPRVLVLDEPTYGQDARTWRELADLIDEVRDAGTAVVFVTHDPGLVDALADDELRLDAALAPGGVR from the coding sequence ATGGCCGACTCGTTGCGCCCCGCCGTCGCCACCGCACGCGGATGGGGCTGGCGGCACGCGGGGCGCCGCCGGTGGGCGGTGTCGGGGCTCGATCTCGACATCCCCGCCGGTCAGCGGGTGCTGCTGCTGGGCGCGAGCGGCGCGGGCAAGAGCACGCTGTTGCGCGCGTTGGCCGGGGTGCTCGGCGACGAGGAGGACGGCGAGCAAACCGGCTCGCTCCTGGTCGATGGGGCGCACCCGGCGTCGGCCCGCGGACGCACCGGGCTGGTCCTGCAGGATCCGGATGCGCAGGTCGTGCTCGCCCGCGTCGGCGACGACATCGCGTTCGCCTGCGAGAACCTCGGCGTTCCCCGTGACGAGATCTGGAAGCGAGTGGATGCCGCGATCGACGCCGTCGGTCTGTCGGTCGGCCGCGACCACCCCACCGCGCAACTGTCGGGCGGGCAGAAGCAGCGGCTCGCCTTGGCGGGCATCCTCGCCATGCAGCCCGGCCTCGTGCTGCTCGACGAGCCGACCGCCAATCTCGACCCCGAGGGCGCGGTGTCGGTGCGCGACGCCGTGCTGTCGGCAACCCGCGGGGCGACCCTCGTGGTCGTCGAGCATCGGGTCGATCTGTGGGCAGCGCATATGGATCGGGTCATCGTCCTGGGTGACGAAGGGCTGATCGCCGACGGCGCCCCCGGCGAGGTGTTCGCGCGGTTCGGCAGCGAGCTGACCGAGGCCGGCGTCTGGGTGCCGGGCGCTGAGCCCTGGCGCTCGCCGCGGCCGCGTCGCAGCACCGGGGGAGACCGGCTGCTCGAGGCGCGCGGGCTGGCGGTCGGCCGCCGGGCGTTCGGGCAGCGGATGCCGCGGGTCGTGGCGTCCCGAATCGATCTGTCGGTCGATGCGGGCCGGGCCCTGGCGCTGACCGGACCCAACGGCGCCGGAAAATCGACGCTCGCGCTGACCGTCGCCGGTCTGCTGCCGCACGCCGGGGGTGGACTTGTCGCCACCGAAGCGCTGCGCGACGGCGCCGGGCCGGATCCGGTCCGCTGGCGCTCGCGCGAGCTTCTGACCCGCATCGGCATGGTCTTCCAAGAGCCCGAGCACCAGCTGCTGACCGCCCGCGTGCGCGATGAGCTCGCCGTGGGCCCGCGCGCCCTGGGCATCGACGGCGACGCGCTGGCGGCCCGCGTCGATCCTCTTCTGGAGCGCCTGCGGCTGGCCCGGCTCGCGGCCGTCAACCCGTTCACCCTCTCGGGCGGCGAGAAGCGCCGCCTCACGGTGGCCGCCGCCCTCGCCACGCGTCCGCGCGTGCTCGTCCTCGACGAGCCGACCTACGGGCAGGATGCCCGCACGTGGCGCGAACTCGCCGACCTCATCGATGAGGTGCGGGATGCCGGCACCGCCGTCGTCTTCGTGACGCACGACCCCGGGCTGGTCGACGCGCTTGCGGACGACGAGCTGCGGTTGGATGCGGCGTTGGCCCCGGGCGGTGTGCGATGA